In one window of Nothobranchius furzeri strain GRZ-AD chromosome 11, NfurGRZ-RIMD1, whole genome shotgun sequence DNA:
- the tax1bp1a gene encoding tax1-binding protein 1 homolog A isoform X4, producing MSSFQVVDSSPGSSVSIMETSNFAHVIFQDVGKSFLPQAPLECRYTLTPYITPHPKDWVGIFKVGWSTARDYYTFLWSPMPESYEPGTTVHRTVVFQGYYVPKSDGEFYQFCYVTHTGDIRGASTPFQFRSATPTEELLTVAEDDSSSDILVVTTKTGLLERVEEAQQERRELLKAMRLLQEEKQQLQEEQKQLVREREQERETCCLLRTHNQELLRSSQGLSEEREDIRRKLTEAKDRIRQLEEDLLGVTQRGLQKETELDCLRDRLKKLTAERDGLESQLKNEKDERDLYKAHLRSTELENTKLSAELQMLKAVELNREVTIAQFQEELDRLRVCKAQRDGLEKELMVHRADKAELGRVHEQLRQTEEQLQASRQQACLLASELRDSTSTRDHTMSELYHARVEADELRVSLADAQAECRRMESQLDRMRSTSHKEGVATGGEVAPSVVVVSEAEAELQREVEELKLRLHMAAEHYKEKYRECQRLRRQVAKLNTADSQADSKRNVSTETTQEPPASVPESPRKVLPEAAVASVLPTSADAYASTEMQERQEGSSKAGSETKPKKKEEKENLPEESLRMASWVEVGTERLSAGENSEAETRQTAERVSDGVEEEERQMTLEGEGRSTKEAETEQTRSVEAELATMEEKWREQCAFNETLKQQLAGEEERLRVQMAERTSEVTELKRHLAQALKDKQQLQEELQRFLFRQREMEAHGAEVRQPMLLRYPLPYPQNPSPPPLVPQRPAELQYGNPYSTEAPRDRVDVTLSPDQISHPSSEASPCTLPCAPPLSPPSPGPGAPGWAREVVCIQPARSSSPPENIEHPPEAQKVSDGARPSCDHQSSGCGDARRSFCFDSSSDIHKRCPLCEVIFPPHFEQRSFEQHVESHWKVCPVCSEQFPLNCQQQLFERHVLTHFDGHVLNFEQME from the exons ATGTCATCCTTCCAGGTGGTGGATTCATCGCCCGGCAGCAGCGTCAGCATCATGGAGACATCCAACTTTGCCCATGTCATCTTCCAGGATGTGGGGAAGAGCTTCCTGCCCCAGGCTCCTCTAGAGTGCCGTTACACCTTGACCCCTTacatcaccccccaccccaaagacTGGGTGGGCATTTTTAAG GTGGGCTGGAGCACAGCCAGGGATTACTACACCTTCCTCTGGTCTCCTATGCCAGAAAGCTATGAACCTGGAACTACTGTTCACAGAACAGTGGTGTTtcaag GTTACTACGTTCCCAAGTCTGACGGGGAGTTTTACCAGTTCTGTTACGTTACTCACACGGGTGACATCAGAGGAGCTAGCACGCCGTTCCAGTTCAGGTCGGCCACGCCCACAGAGGAGCTGCTGACTGTGGCTGAAGACGACAGCAGCTCAGACATACTGGTCGTCACCACCAAGACCGGTTTACTGGAG CGTGTGGAGGAGGCACAGCAGGAGCGGAGGGAGCTGCTGAAGGCCATGCGCCTCCTGCAGGAGGAGAAGCAGCAGCTGCAAGAAGAGCAGAAGCAACTGGTCAGGGAGCGGGAGCAGGAGAGGGAGACGTGTTGTCTCCTGAGGacacacaaccag gagctgctgcgATCCTCGCAGGGACTGTCTGAGGAGAGGGAAGACATACGAAGGAAGCTGACCGAGGCCAAAGACCGGATCCGGCAGCTGGAGGAGGACCTGCTGGGGGTCACCCAGAGGGGTCTGCAGAAGGAGACGGAGCTGGACTG TCTTCGTGACCGCCTGAAGAAGCTGACCGCAGAGCGAGACGGTCTGGAGAGCCAGCTGAAGAACGAGAAGGATGAGCGAGACCTGTACAAG GCTCACCTGCGCAGCACCGAGCTGGAGAACACCAAGCTGAGCGCGGAGCTGCAGATGCTGAAGGCGGTGGAGCTGAACAGGGAGGTGACCATCGCTCAGTTCCAGGAGGAGCTGGACAGGCTGAGAGTCTGCAAGGCCCAGAGGGACGGCCTGGAGAAGGAGCTGATGGTGCACAGAGCAGACAAG GCGGAACTGGGTCGGGTTCACGAGCAGCTCCGTCAGACTGAGGAGCAGCTCCAGGCGTCCCGGCAGCAGGCCTGCCTACTGGCCTCAGAGCTGCGTGACTCCACCAGCACCCGCGACCACACCATGTCAGAGCTGTACCACGCCCGCGTGGAGGCCGACGAGCTCCGCGTCAGCCTGGCTGATGCTCAGGCTGAGTGCCGGCGCATGGAGAGCCAGCTGGACCGCATGAGGAGCACCTCTCACAAGGAG GGAGTTGCAACAGGCGGGGAGGTGGCACCCAGCGTGGTGGTGGTGTCAGAGGCCGAGGCCGAGCTGCAGAGggaggtggaggagctgaagctgCGCCTCCACATGGCTGCTGAGCATTATAAGGAGAAATACCGGGAGTGTCAGCGGCTCCGTAGGCAGGTGGCCAAGCTCAACACTGCTGATTCACAGGCA GACTCAAAGAGGAACGTTTCCACAGAGACGACGCAGGAGCCTCCCGCGTCTGTTCCAGAGTCTCCTAGAAAAG TTCTCCCAGAAGCTGCCGTCGCCTCTGTGCTGCCCACGTCCGCCGATGCTTACGCCAGCACGGAGATGCAGGAAAGGCAGGAGGGCAGCTCAAAGGCTGGGAGTGAAACCAAACCCAAGaaaaaggaggagaaggagaacctCCCTGAGGAAAGCCTGAGGATGGCGAGCTGGGTGGAGGTGGGCACGGAGAGGCTGAGCGCCGGGGAGAACTCTGAGGCAGAAACCAGGCAGACAGCAGAGCGGGTGAGTGacggagtggaggaggaggagaggcagATGACTCTGGAGGGGGAGGGGAGGAGCACCAAGGAGGCAGAAACGGAGCAGACGCGCTCGGTGGAGGCAGAGCTGGCCACGATGGAGGAGAAATGGAGGGAGCAGTGCGCCTTCAACGAGACGCTTAAACAGCAGCTGGCTGGCGAGGAGGAGCGACTCAGA GTGCAGATGGCGGAGCGAACCAGTGAGGTGACTGAACTGAAACGTCACCTGGCCCAGGCTCTGAAGGACAAGCAGCAGCTGCAGGAG GAGCTGCAGCGTTTCCTGTTCCGGCAGAGGGAGATGGAGGCACACGGTGCCGAGGTCAGACAGCCCATGTTGCTGCGCTACCCCCTGCCCTACCCCCAGAATCCCTCCCCACCTCCACTCGTGCCCCAGAGGCCGGCCGAGCTGCAGTATGGGAACCCTTACTCCACCGAGGCGCCCAGAG ATCGTGTCGATGTCACGCTGTCTCCAGATCAGATTTCCCACCCTTCATCCGAGGCTTCGCCTTGCACCCTTCCCTGTGCACCCCCACTGTCACCACCCAGCCCCGGTCCAGGAGCACCGGGCTGGGCCCGGGAGGTGGTCTGCATCCAGCCGGCCCGCAGCTCATCTCCCCCCGAGAACATCGAGCATCCACCAGAGGCCCAGAAA GTGAGTGATGGAGCCCGACCGTCATGTGATCATCAGTCCAGCGGGTGCGGCGACGCCCGGAGAAGTTTCTGCTTTGACTCCAG CAGCGACATTCACAAGCGCTGCCCGCTGTGCGAGGTCATCTTCCCTCCCCACTTTGAGCAGCGCAGCTTCGAGCAGCACGTGGAGAGCCACTGGAAGGTGTGCCCCGTCTGCTCCGAGCAGTTCCCTCTCAACTGTCAGCAGCAGCTCTTCGAGAGGCACGTCCTCACGCACTTCGACGGCCACGTGCTGAACTTTGAGCAGATGGAGTAA
- the tax1bp1a gene encoding tax1-binding protein 1 homolog A isoform X2 → MSSFQVVDSSPGSSVSIMETSNFAHVIFQDVGKSFLPQAPLECRYTLTPYITPHPKDWVGIFKVGWSTARDYYTFLWSPMPESYEPGTTVHRTVVFQGYYVPKSDGEFYQFCYVTHTGDIRGASTPFQFRSATPTEELLTVAEDDSSSDILVVTTKTGLLERVEEAQQERRELLKAMRLLQEEKQQLQEEQKQLVREREQERETCCLLRTHNQELLRSSQGLSEEREDIRRKLTEAKDRIRQLEEDLLGVTQRGLQKETELDCLRDRLKKLTAERDGLESQLKNEKDERDLYKAHLRSTELENTKLSAELQMLKAVELNREVTIAQFQEELDRLRVCKAQRDGLEKELMVHRADKVPLLAPDVNTSVFYLSWLHKHNPVQAELGRVHEQLRQTEEQLQASRQQACLLASELRDSTSTRDHTMSELYHARVEADELRVSLADAQAECRRMESQLDRMRSTSHKEGVATGGEVAPSVVVVSEAEAELQREVEELKLRLHMAAEHYKEKYRECQRLRRQVAKLNTADSQADSKRNVSTETTQEPPASVPESPRKVLPEAAVASVLPTSADAYASTEMQERQEGSSKAGSETKPKKKEEKENLPEESLRMASWVEVGTERLSAGENSEAETRQTAERVSDGVEEEERQMTLEGEGRSTKEAETEQTRSVEAELATMEEKWREQCAFNETLKQQLAGEEERLRVQMAERTSEVTELKRHLAQALKDKQQLQEELQRFLFRQREMEAHGAEVRQPMLLRYPLPYPQNPSPPPLVPQRPAELQYGNPYSTEAPRDRVDVTLSPDQISHPSSEASPCTLPCAPPLSPPSPGPGAPGWAREVVCIQPARSSSPPENIEHPPEAQKVSDGARPSCDHQSSGCGDARRSFCFDSSSDIHKRCPLCEVIFPPHFEQRSFEQHVESHWKVCPVCSEQFPLNCQQQLFERHVLTHFDGHVLNFEQME, encoded by the exons ATGTCATCCTTCCAGGTGGTGGATTCATCGCCCGGCAGCAGCGTCAGCATCATGGAGACATCCAACTTTGCCCATGTCATCTTCCAGGATGTGGGGAAGAGCTTCCTGCCCCAGGCTCCTCTAGAGTGCCGTTACACCTTGACCCCTTacatcaccccccaccccaaagacTGGGTGGGCATTTTTAAG GTGGGCTGGAGCACAGCCAGGGATTACTACACCTTCCTCTGGTCTCCTATGCCAGAAAGCTATGAACCTGGAACTACTGTTCACAGAACAGTGGTGTTtcaag GTTACTACGTTCCCAAGTCTGACGGGGAGTTTTACCAGTTCTGTTACGTTACTCACACGGGTGACATCAGAGGAGCTAGCACGCCGTTCCAGTTCAGGTCGGCCACGCCCACAGAGGAGCTGCTGACTGTGGCTGAAGACGACAGCAGCTCAGACATACTGGTCGTCACCACCAAGACCGGTTTACTGGAG CGTGTGGAGGAGGCACAGCAGGAGCGGAGGGAGCTGCTGAAGGCCATGCGCCTCCTGCAGGAGGAGAAGCAGCAGCTGCAAGAAGAGCAGAAGCAACTGGTCAGGGAGCGGGAGCAGGAGAGGGAGACGTGTTGTCTCCTGAGGacacacaaccag gagctgctgcgATCCTCGCAGGGACTGTCTGAGGAGAGGGAAGACATACGAAGGAAGCTGACCGAGGCCAAAGACCGGATCCGGCAGCTGGAGGAGGACCTGCTGGGGGTCACCCAGAGGGGTCTGCAGAAGGAGACGGAGCTGGACTG TCTTCGTGACCGCCTGAAGAAGCTGACCGCAGAGCGAGACGGTCTGGAGAGCCAGCTGAAGAACGAGAAGGATGAGCGAGACCTGTACAAG GCTCACCTGCGCAGCACCGAGCTGGAGAACACCAAGCTGAGCGCGGAGCTGCAGATGCTGAAGGCGGTGGAGCTGAACAGGGAGGTGACCATCGCTCAGTTCCAGGAGGAGCTGGACAGGCTGAGAGTCTGCAAGGCCCAGAGGGACGGCCTGGAGAAGGAGCTGATGGTGCACAGAGCAGACAAGGTACCgctgcttgctcctgatgtaaacACGAGTGTTTTTTATCTTTCATGGCTTCATAAACACAACCCTGTTCAGGCGGAACTGGGTCGGGTTCACGAGCAGCTCCGTCAGACTGAGGAGCAGCTCCAGGCGTCCCGGCAGCAGGCCTGCCTACTGGCCTCAGAGCTGCGTGACTCCACCAGCACCCGCGACCACACCATGTCAGAGCTGTACCACGCCCGCGTGGAGGCCGACGAGCTCCGCGTCAGCCTGGCTGATGCTCAGGCTGAGTGCCGGCGCATGGAGAGCCAGCTGGACCGCATGAGGAGCACCTCTCACAAGGAG GGAGTTGCAACAGGCGGGGAGGTGGCACCCAGCGTGGTGGTGGTGTCAGAGGCCGAGGCCGAGCTGCAGAGggaggtggaggagctgaagctgCGCCTCCACATGGCTGCTGAGCATTATAAGGAGAAATACCGGGAGTGTCAGCGGCTCCGTAGGCAGGTGGCCAAGCTCAACACTGCTGATTCACAGGCA GACTCAAAGAGGAACGTTTCCACAGAGACGACGCAGGAGCCTCCCGCGTCTGTTCCAGAGTCTCCTAGAAAAG TTCTCCCAGAAGCTGCCGTCGCCTCTGTGCTGCCCACGTCCGCCGATGCTTACGCCAGCACGGAGATGCAGGAAAGGCAGGAGGGCAGCTCAAAGGCTGGGAGTGAAACCAAACCCAAGaaaaaggaggagaaggagaacctCCCTGAGGAAAGCCTGAGGATGGCGAGCTGGGTGGAGGTGGGCACGGAGAGGCTGAGCGCCGGGGAGAACTCTGAGGCAGAAACCAGGCAGACAGCAGAGCGGGTGAGTGacggagtggaggaggaggagaggcagATGACTCTGGAGGGGGAGGGGAGGAGCACCAAGGAGGCAGAAACGGAGCAGACGCGCTCGGTGGAGGCAGAGCTGGCCACGATGGAGGAGAAATGGAGGGAGCAGTGCGCCTTCAACGAGACGCTTAAACAGCAGCTGGCTGGCGAGGAGGAGCGACTCAGA GTGCAGATGGCGGAGCGAACCAGTGAGGTGACTGAACTGAAACGTCACCTGGCCCAGGCTCTGAAGGACAAGCAGCAGCTGCAGGAG GAGCTGCAGCGTTTCCTGTTCCGGCAGAGGGAGATGGAGGCACACGGTGCCGAGGTCAGACAGCCCATGTTGCTGCGCTACCCCCTGCCCTACCCCCAGAATCCCTCCCCACCTCCACTCGTGCCCCAGAGGCCGGCCGAGCTGCAGTATGGGAACCCTTACTCCACCGAGGCGCCCAGAG ATCGTGTCGATGTCACGCTGTCTCCAGATCAGATTTCCCACCCTTCATCCGAGGCTTCGCCTTGCACCCTTCCCTGTGCACCCCCACTGTCACCACCCAGCCCCGGTCCAGGAGCACCGGGCTGGGCCCGGGAGGTGGTCTGCATCCAGCCGGCCCGCAGCTCATCTCCCCCCGAGAACATCGAGCATCCACCAGAGGCCCAGAAA GTGAGTGATGGAGCCCGACCGTCATGTGATCATCAGTCCAGCGGGTGCGGCGACGCCCGGAGAAGTTTCTGCTTTGACTCCAG CAGCGACATTCACAAGCGCTGCCCGCTGTGCGAGGTCATCTTCCCTCCCCACTTTGAGCAGCGCAGCTTCGAGCAGCACGTGGAGAGCCACTGGAAGGTGTGCCCCGTCTGCTCCGAGCAGTTCCCTCTCAACTGTCAGCAGCAGCTCTTCGAGAGGCACGTCCTCACGCACTTCGACGGCCACGTGCTGAACTTTGAGCAGATGGAGTAA
- the tax1bp1a gene encoding tax1-binding protein 1 homolog A isoform X1 — protein sequence MSSFQVVDSSPGSSVSIMETSNFAHVIFQDVGKSFLPQAPLECRYTLTPYITPHPKDWVGIFKVGWSTARDYYTFLWSPMPESYEPGTTVHRTVVFQGYYVPKSDGEFYQFCYVTHTGDIRGASTPFQFRSATPTEELLTVAEDDSSSDILVVTTKTGLLERVEEAQQERRELLKAMRLLQEEKQQLQEEQKQLVREREQERETCCLLRTHNQELLRSSQGLSEEREDIRRKLTEAKDRIRQLEEDLLGVTQRGLQKETELDCLRDRLKKLTAERDGLESQLKNEKDERDLYKAHLRSTELENTKLSAELQMLKAVELNREVTIAQFQEELDRLRVCKAQRDGLEKELMVHRADKVPLLAPDVNTSVFYLSWLHKHNPVQAELGRVHEQLRQTEEQLQASRQQACLLASELRDSTSTRDHTMSELYHARVEADELRVSLADAQAECRRMESQLDRMRSTSHKEVGVATGGEVAPSVVVVSEAEAELQREVEELKLRLHMAAEHYKEKYRECQRLRRQVAKLNTADSQADSKRNVSTETTQEPPASVPESPRKVLPEAAVASVLPTSADAYASTEMQERQEGSSKAGSETKPKKKEEKENLPEESLRMASWVEVGTERLSAGENSEAETRQTAERVSDGVEEEERQMTLEGEGRSTKEAETEQTRSVEAELATMEEKWREQCAFNETLKQQLAGEEERLRVQMAERTSEVTELKRHLAQALKDKQQLQEELQRFLFRQREMEAHGAEVRQPMLLRYPLPYPQNPSPPPLVPQRPAELQYGNPYSTEAPRDRVDVTLSPDQISHPSSEASPCTLPCAPPLSPPSPGPGAPGWAREVVCIQPARSSSPPENIEHPPEAQKVSDGARPSCDHQSSGCGDARRSFCFDSSSDIHKRCPLCEVIFPPHFEQRSFEQHVESHWKVCPVCSEQFPLNCQQQLFERHVLTHFDGHVLNFEQME from the exons ATGTCATCCTTCCAGGTGGTGGATTCATCGCCCGGCAGCAGCGTCAGCATCATGGAGACATCCAACTTTGCCCATGTCATCTTCCAGGATGTGGGGAAGAGCTTCCTGCCCCAGGCTCCTCTAGAGTGCCGTTACACCTTGACCCCTTacatcaccccccaccccaaagacTGGGTGGGCATTTTTAAG GTGGGCTGGAGCACAGCCAGGGATTACTACACCTTCCTCTGGTCTCCTATGCCAGAAAGCTATGAACCTGGAACTACTGTTCACAGAACAGTGGTGTTtcaag GTTACTACGTTCCCAAGTCTGACGGGGAGTTTTACCAGTTCTGTTACGTTACTCACACGGGTGACATCAGAGGAGCTAGCACGCCGTTCCAGTTCAGGTCGGCCACGCCCACAGAGGAGCTGCTGACTGTGGCTGAAGACGACAGCAGCTCAGACATACTGGTCGTCACCACCAAGACCGGTTTACTGGAG CGTGTGGAGGAGGCACAGCAGGAGCGGAGGGAGCTGCTGAAGGCCATGCGCCTCCTGCAGGAGGAGAAGCAGCAGCTGCAAGAAGAGCAGAAGCAACTGGTCAGGGAGCGGGAGCAGGAGAGGGAGACGTGTTGTCTCCTGAGGacacacaaccag gagctgctgcgATCCTCGCAGGGACTGTCTGAGGAGAGGGAAGACATACGAAGGAAGCTGACCGAGGCCAAAGACCGGATCCGGCAGCTGGAGGAGGACCTGCTGGGGGTCACCCAGAGGGGTCTGCAGAAGGAGACGGAGCTGGACTG TCTTCGTGACCGCCTGAAGAAGCTGACCGCAGAGCGAGACGGTCTGGAGAGCCAGCTGAAGAACGAGAAGGATGAGCGAGACCTGTACAAG GCTCACCTGCGCAGCACCGAGCTGGAGAACACCAAGCTGAGCGCGGAGCTGCAGATGCTGAAGGCGGTGGAGCTGAACAGGGAGGTGACCATCGCTCAGTTCCAGGAGGAGCTGGACAGGCTGAGAGTCTGCAAGGCCCAGAGGGACGGCCTGGAGAAGGAGCTGATGGTGCACAGAGCAGACAAGGTACCgctgcttgctcctgatgtaaacACGAGTGTTTTTTATCTTTCATGGCTTCATAAACACAACCCTGTTCAGGCGGAACTGGGTCGGGTTCACGAGCAGCTCCGTCAGACTGAGGAGCAGCTCCAGGCGTCCCGGCAGCAGGCCTGCCTACTGGCCTCAGAGCTGCGTGACTCCACCAGCACCCGCGACCACACCATGTCAGAGCTGTACCACGCCCGCGTGGAGGCCGACGAGCTCCGCGTCAGCCTGGCTGATGCTCAGGCTGAGTGCCGGCGCATGGAGAGCCAGCTGGACCGCATGAGGAGCACCTCTCACAAGGAGGTG GGAGTTGCAACAGGCGGGGAGGTGGCACCCAGCGTGGTGGTGGTGTCAGAGGCCGAGGCCGAGCTGCAGAGggaggtggaggagctgaagctgCGCCTCCACATGGCTGCTGAGCATTATAAGGAGAAATACCGGGAGTGTCAGCGGCTCCGTAGGCAGGTGGCCAAGCTCAACACTGCTGATTCACAGGCA GACTCAAAGAGGAACGTTTCCACAGAGACGACGCAGGAGCCTCCCGCGTCTGTTCCAGAGTCTCCTAGAAAAG TTCTCCCAGAAGCTGCCGTCGCCTCTGTGCTGCCCACGTCCGCCGATGCTTACGCCAGCACGGAGATGCAGGAAAGGCAGGAGGGCAGCTCAAAGGCTGGGAGTGAAACCAAACCCAAGaaaaaggaggagaaggagaacctCCCTGAGGAAAGCCTGAGGATGGCGAGCTGGGTGGAGGTGGGCACGGAGAGGCTGAGCGCCGGGGAGAACTCTGAGGCAGAAACCAGGCAGACAGCAGAGCGGGTGAGTGacggagtggaggaggaggagaggcagATGACTCTGGAGGGGGAGGGGAGGAGCACCAAGGAGGCAGAAACGGAGCAGACGCGCTCGGTGGAGGCAGAGCTGGCCACGATGGAGGAGAAATGGAGGGAGCAGTGCGCCTTCAACGAGACGCTTAAACAGCAGCTGGCTGGCGAGGAGGAGCGACTCAGA GTGCAGATGGCGGAGCGAACCAGTGAGGTGACTGAACTGAAACGTCACCTGGCCCAGGCTCTGAAGGACAAGCAGCAGCTGCAGGAG GAGCTGCAGCGTTTCCTGTTCCGGCAGAGGGAGATGGAGGCACACGGTGCCGAGGTCAGACAGCCCATGTTGCTGCGCTACCCCCTGCCCTACCCCCAGAATCCCTCCCCACCTCCACTCGTGCCCCAGAGGCCGGCCGAGCTGCAGTATGGGAACCCTTACTCCACCGAGGCGCCCAGAG ATCGTGTCGATGTCACGCTGTCTCCAGATCAGATTTCCCACCCTTCATCCGAGGCTTCGCCTTGCACCCTTCCCTGTGCACCCCCACTGTCACCACCCAGCCCCGGTCCAGGAGCACCGGGCTGGGCCCGGGAGGTGGTCTGCATCCAGCCGGCCCGCAGCTCATCTCCCCCCGAGAACATCGAGCATCCACCAGAGGCCCAGAAA GTGAGTGATGGAGCCCGACCGTCATGTGATCATCAGTCCAGCGGGTGCGGCGACGCCCGGAGAAGTTTCTGCTTTGACTCCAG CAGCGACATTCACAAGCGCTGCCCGCTGTGCGAGGTCATCTTCCCTCCCCACTTTGAGCAGCGCAGCTTCGAGCAGCACGTGGAGAGCCACTGGAAGGTGTGCCCCGTCTGCTCCGAGCAGTTCCCTCTCAACTGTCAGCAGCAGCTCTTCGAGAGGCACGTCCTCACGCACTTCGACGGCCACGTGCTGAACTTTGAGCAGATGGAGTAA